The nucleotide window ttactacatgcttccatatgtgttatttcatagttttgatgtcttcactattattctacaatgtagaaaatagtaataataaagaaaaacccttgaatgagtaggtgtgtacaaacttttgactggtactgtatatatgtatgtatatatgtatgcatgtataGGTTTAATATATTTGGCTATTAGTACAACATCACGTTTCCTTACATTTGAAGGCTTTGGGTGAGGTTTCGCTGGTCGGTATATTTGATGCAAGTACACGCTTTCCAAACACCTGACAGTCGAAGCTTGCATAATCAAAGGAGACCTTGGAGTACTTCTCCAGCTCCTTGGCCAGGTTGGCACGAGGTGTGGCGGGTATCATGTTGGGCCTGTACTGCCTATAATGAGGCACCTCCAGTTGCTTCACAAAACACATGGgcctagaggagagagagaaagagagagaggaagagagtgagaaagagagagagagaaagagagaaaaagagagaacgagagagaaagagagagaaagagaaagagaaagagaaagagaaagagagagagagagagagagagagacacagagagaaagaaagaaagaatgagagagaaagagagagagagagagagaccaatcaCAGGGCAGGTCATTATCtcaggagagagagcagcaggaTTAAAAGCTCTCATCAACAGAGGGGACATTGACATATTGTAGAGCATGGACTTTATGAGCTTTAAACCCTGTAGTTTTCATGGGGTGCCAGGGCTTTGGTCAGACCTGTTGGGGTTAACTCCACTGACACACGAGAGGGTCCTGGGAGGGGATAGTGTAGTCCACTGTTTTCCCTCTCCTTATCACCATGTACAACCCCATATCGCTGGTCACAGACAGTAGTCACAAGCCATCCTATCAGAGCTGCCCTGGTAGTGGCTATGACATCACGGTTCAAACagcgggctctctctctctcatggctcacagacacacaggccGGCTGGGAGGAGATGGCTTCTGTTGtgttcacagacagacaggcaggctggGAGGAGATGACTTCTGTTgtgctcacagacacacaggcaggctGGGAGGAGATGGCTTCTGTTGtgttcacagacagacaggccggcTGGGAGGAGATGGCTTCTGTTGtgttcacagacagacaggcaggctggGAGGAGATGGCTTCTGTTGtgttcacagacagacaggccggcTGGGAGGAGATGGCTTCTGTTGtgttcacagacagacagtggtgaaCTGAGCTGTGTGCTTTCTGCCCATTGATCACTGGGATACCCCCTCTCTTTTTAGTCAACGTGGATTCCATTATAAAAAGGTTATCATGTGGAATGCTTAGCCAGCTCTGGTTTGTTCTCTGCACACATAACAGACCAGCTCATTTGAATGAcaatggataaaaaaaaacaagGTTTAATGTTTTAATGCTTGTCTGTTTTGTCGGATCACAGACGAGGTTCCTCAAGGAAAGCAATTATTTCCCCCTATCCTCGCAATGCCCTGTAACTCGCATAATTATCTTATCGGGGCGGCATTATTAATGAAAATACCGAGAAAGGAGCATGTACTTAGCATAATACCTCTGTCTGGTCGTTAACAGTAATTATAATTATTTTGGCATGATGAGGGTAAACAGGATGACATGACAAAAACACATCATTGCAGTAGTGGGGTGTTCTGATTGACACTTCGCACGGGGTTTCGCAGTTGACAACAACACAAGTGGTGTTGAACAGTCAAGGTTACTGCAGATACTGTATGAAGTCTCTGAACTGCCTGTACCCActagagagatacggagagagacaggcagatagcgagagagacagggagagagagagagagatacagagaacgagagatacagagagagagagagatacacagagagagaggtgaccaaTCATTACCTCAGGACTCGGTCATTGTTGTTGGGACTTTCTTTGAGGTGCTCTCTGACTGGCTGGGAGAGATGCTGCTTGTCAAGGTTGAGGCTCTTGGACAGCTTCTCTGCGGCTGCGATGGGGCATCCTGACAAACTGGGATAACCAATAAGAGGAGAGAGTGAATGCTGGGGAGGAGTCAGGCTGCTGTCAATGTATGTCTACATCAAACTGATTTAGAGTGACACATACAGAACATGCATTCATATAGATTAACATatactgactgacacacacacacacacacacacacacacacacactagagtacCTGCGGTGGGTGTTGCGGTTGCTGTTAACATGACCCTGTCCAGTGCAGCCTGGAGTTGGACACTTCAGCACGTTCTCATGCATGGCCAGGACTGGAGAGGACACATACATAGGAGAATATTATGATTATTACACatttttattatattattattatattattataatattattagtatattattagtactattattatattattactattattatattattactattattattattatattattattattatattattactattattattatattattactattattattattattatattattactattattattattatattattactattattattattattatattattactattattattattatattattactattattactattatattattattatattattactattattattattactattattattattattatattattactattattatattattatattattactattattatcactattaatattattactattattattatattattattattattgagattcccaaagattggaaagcagctgcggttatccccctcttcaaagggggggacactcttgaccctaacagctacagacctatatctatcctaccttgcctttctaaggtcttcgaaagccaagtcaacaaacagattaccgaccatttcgaatcccaccataccttctccgctatgcaatctggtttcagagctggtcatgggtgcacctcagccacgctcaaggtcataaacgatatcttaaccgccatcgataggaaacagtactgtgcagccgtattcattgacctggccaaggcttttgactctgtcaatcaccacatcctcatcggcagactcgacagccttggtttctctaatgattgcctcgcctggttcaccaactacttctctgatcgagttcagtgtgtcaaatcggagggtctgttgtccgggcctctggcagtctctatgggggtgccacagggttcaattcttggaccgactctcttctctgtatacatcaatgatgtcgctcttgctgctggtgattctctgatccacctctacgcagacgacactattttgtatacttctggcccttctttggacactgtgttaacaaccctccaggcgagcttcaatgccgtacagctctccttccgtggcctccaattgctcttaaatacaagtaaaactaaatgcatgctcttcaaccgatcgctgcctgcacctgcccgcctgtccaacatcactactctggacggctctgacttagaatatgtggacaactacaaatacctaggtgtctggttagactgtaaactatccttccagactcacatcaaacatctccaatccaaagttaaatctagaattggcttcctattccgcaacaaagcatccttcactcatgctgccaaacatacccttgtaaaactgaccatcctaccaatcctcgacttcggtgatgtcatttacaaaatagcctccaaaaccctactcaataaattggatgcagtctatcacagtgccatccgttttgtcaccaaagccccatatactacccaccactgcgacctgtacactctcgttggctggccctcgcttcatactcgtcgccaaacccactggctccaggtcatctacaagaccctgctaggtaaagtccccccttatctcagctcgctggtcaccatagcagcacctacctgtagcacgcgctccagcaggtatatctctctggtcacccccaaaaccaattcttcctttggccgcctctccttccagttctctgctgccaatgactggaacgaactacaaaaatctctgaaactggaaacacttgtctccctcactagctttaagcaccagctgtcagagcagctcatagattactgcacctgtacatagcccatctataatttagcccaaacaactacctctttacctacctactgtatttatttatttattttgctcctttgcaccccattatttctatctctactttacactttcttccactgcaaaccaaccattccagtgttttttttacttactatattgtatttacttcgccaccatggccttttttatatttttatttatatatatattttatatattttgtttgccttcacctcccttatctcacctcacttgctcacattgtatatagacttatttttcactgtattattgactgtatgtttgttttactccatgtgtaactatgtgttgttgtatgtgtcgaactgctttgctttatcttggccaggtcgcaattgtaaatgagaacgtgttctcaatttgcctacctggttaaataaaggtgaaataaaaaaatttaaaaaaaattactattattattattactactattataattaCTATTGTTACTATTGTTATTACAATTATTTTCATTACTATTATCATtagtactattattattattattataatgactattattattactgttattattattactattattataattattactattattattattattactattataattATTACTGtttgtattattattactattattattactattatattactattatattattagtattattacaattattactatattattataatagtactattatattattattattactattaagattattactatattattataatattactattatattattattattactattagtaTTATTACTATATTATTGTAATATTActgttatattattattattatattattattactattattactattagtattattactatattattataatattattataatattattattattactattaagattattattattattattattattataatgactattattattactgttattattattactattattataattattactattattattattattactattataattATTACTGtttgtattattattactattattattactattatattactattatattattagtattattacaattattactatattattataatagtactattatattattattattactattaagattattactatattattataatattactattatattattattattactattagtaTTATTACTATATTATTGTAATATTActgttatattattattattatattattattactattattactattagtattattactatattattataatattattataatattattattattactattaagattattattattattattattattgttatattattataatattattattattactattaagattattattattatattattattattactattaagaTTATTACTATATTATTGTAATATTActgttatattattattattatattattattactattattactattagtattattactatattattataatattattataatattattattattactattaagattattattattattattattattgctatattattataatattattattattactattaagattattattattatattattattactattaagattattattattatattattattattactattaagattattattaatattattattattactatattattattttttatttttttattattattattactattaagattattattattattaacacgtTCTCTAATCTGTCACATACAAGAATGTGTTTTTTCCTGTGTGACTTGGAGAGGGTATTGGGTATATGGTATGGTGTATAGGGTATTGGGTATATGGTATGGTGTATAGGGTATTGGGTATATGGTATGGTGTATGGGGTATTGGGTATATGGTATGGTGTATAGGGTATTGGTTTCGGGTATAGGGTATTGGGTTAAGGCATATTGGTATAGAGTATTGGGTATAGAGTATTGGGTATTGGGTTATTGGGTATTGGGTTATGGAGTATTGGGTATAGAGTATAGAGTATTGGTATAGGGTATTGAGTATTGAGTATCGGGTTATGGGGTATGGTATTGGGTATTGGGTATAGAGTATAGGGTATTGGGTATAGAGTATTGGTATAGAGTATAGAGTATAGGGTATGGAGTATTGGGTATAGGGTATAGCGtatagggtattgtgtatagagTATTGGGTATTGGGTATAGAGTATTGGGTTTCGAGTATAGAGTACTGGATATAGAGTATAGGGTATAGAGTATAGGCTATTGGGTATATGGTATTGGGTATAGAGTATTGGGTATTGGGTATAGAGTATTGGGTATTGGGTATAGAGTATTGGGTATAGAGCATAGAGTATTGGGTATAGAGTATAGAGTACTGGATATAGAGTATAGGGTATAGAGTATATGCTATTGGGTATAGGGTATTGGGTATAGAGTATTGGGTATAGGGTATAGAGTATTGGTATAGGGTACAGAGTATTGGTACAGGGTATAGAGTATTGGGTATAGAGTATAGAGTATTTGGTATAGAGTATAGAGCACTGGATATAGAGTATTGGGTATAGAGTATAGGGTACTGGATATAGGGTATTGGGTATAGAGTATTGGGTATAGAGTATAGAGTACTGGATATAGAGTATAGGGTATAGAGTATATGCTATTGGGTATAGGGTATTGGGTATAGAGTATTGGGTATAGGGTATAGAGTATTGGTATAGGGTATAGAGTATTGGTATAGGGTATAGATTATTGGGTATATAGTATAGAGTATTTGGTATAGAGTATAGAGCACTGGATATAGAGTATTGGGTATAGAGTATAGGGTACTGGATATAGGGTATTGGGTATAGGGTATTGGGTATAGAGTATTGGGTATAGGATAAATGATATTGGGTATAGGGCTATATGGTTATAGGGTATTGGGAATAGGTTATTGGGTattggtatagggtatagggtatatggTATTGGTATAGGTTATTGGTATAGGGTATTGGTATTGGTTATTGGTATAGGGTATTTGGTATTGGGTATtgggtactgggtactgggaATAGTGTATAGGTTATATGGTATTGGGTATAGAGTATTGGGTATAGGATAAATGATATTGGGTATAGGGCTATATGGTTATAGGGTATTGGGAATAGGTTATTGGGTattggtatagggtatagggtatatggTATTGGTATAGGTTATTGGTATAGggtatttggtatttggtattggTTATTGGTATAGGGTATTTGGTATTGGGTATtgggtactgggtactgggaATAGTGTATAGGTTATATGGTATTGGGTATAGCTTATTGGTATAAGTTACTGGGTATTGGGTATTGGGTATTGGGTATAGGCTATTGGTATAGGGTATTGGTATAGGGTACTGGGTATTGGGTATAGGGTACCGGGTATTGTGTactgggtatagggtataggttaTTGGTATAGGTTACTGGGTATTGGTTATAGGGTATAGAGTATTGGGTATAGAGTATTGGTATAGGTTATTGGTATAGGGTATTTGGTATAGGGTATTTGGTATAGGGTATTTGGTATTGGGTACAGGGAATAGTGTATAGGTTATATGGTATTGGGTATAAGTTACTGGGTATTGGGTATTGGGTATTGGTATAGGGTATTTGGTATTGGGTTTAGGGTATTGTGTactgggtatagggtataggttaTTGGTATAGGGTATTGGTATAGGGTATTTGGCATTGGGTACAGGGAATAGTGTATAGGTTATATGGTATTGGGTATAGCTTATTAGGGTATTGGGTATTGGGTATAGGTTATTGGTATAGGGTAGTGGGTATTGGTATAGGGTACTGGGTATTGGGTTTAGGGTATAGGGTATTGTGTactgggtatagggtataggttaTTGGTATAGGTTACTAGGTATTGTTATAGGGTATAGAGTATAGGGTATTGGGTATTGGGTATAGGCTATTGGTATAGGGTATTGGGTATTGTTATAGGGTATAgagtatagggtatagggtattgtgtactgggtatagggtataggttaTTGGTATAGGTTACTAGGTATTGTTATAGGGTATAGAGTATAGGGTATAGAGTATTGGGTATAGGTTACTGGGTATTGGGTATTGTGTactgggtatagggtataggttaTTGGTATAGGTTACTAGGTATTGTTATAGGGTATAGAGTATAGGGTATAGCGTATTGGGTATAGGTTACTGGGTATTGGGTATTGTGTactgggtatagggtataggttaTTGGTATAGGTTACTAGGTATTGTTATAGGGTATAGAGTATAGGGTATAGAGTATAGGGTATAGGTACTGACTCTCAGGAGGGATCCTGTCCTTGTGTGGACAACCAGACAGGCTGCGgtggtgggggtagagtccagtaacATGACCAGTCCCGTCACAGCCAGGGGTGGGGCATTTGATCTCCCTCTTCTCTGGCCTGCTGCCCTCTGTAGAGACAGCTAGAAGATACACAACATACCGCTGCTTAACCATCTGCCTGAAAGCACTGTCAAACGCACGACAAGAAATACACATTGAATCAAACAAAAAAAATGCACACATTATACAATTCATTGTATATAGTCTTGTGGATGATTTGTCTGTGTGGAGCAGGGAACTCATTTGGTCAAACTGAAGAGTGAAAAGGACACTGTGTAAGTGGTAGTATTACTGTATACAGTAGAGAACTGAGGAGCCCTGTTCACTATTACTAtgctggagggagaaagagggaagaggtGGGAAAGGGATGCTCTATTGGCCTCCAAATTGAATGTTAACGAGACATGCGCCTTCTAATTAGTGCCGGGCAGAACATGAGCGTCGCCACAGGAGGGTAGAACGGGGACAGGCTGCCCCACTAGGCACGGCCTGTTAGTGTCAGAGGCAGGACAAATGGGAACGGTGCCAGGACACAACTAGGCCCAAACAATAACACATTAATAAACACTGAACCAATCTCATtatagagtctctctctctctccatctccctctctccatctctctctctctctccatctctctctctctctctctctctctctctctctctctctctctctctctctctctctctctctctctctctctccctctctctctctctctccctctctccatcttaaTCCCACTATTTCCCCTCTAATATGGAAACCAATTCACTTGATCCAGTTCATCTCAGTAAAGGGGTTTAAAGGCCTAAACACGACTCTGTGGTGACTCACTGATGAGTATCTGTGGTCTGTTTCTAtttgataatgtattgtaatatggGAGACTGGTCCCATGGGTTTCTAtttgataatgtattgtaatatggGAGACTGGTCCCATGGGTTTCTAtttgataatgtattgtaatatggGAGACTGGTCCCATGGGTTTCTAtttgataatgtattgtaatatggGAGACTGGTCCCATGGGTTTCTATttgataatgtattgtaacatgGGAGACTGGTCCCATGGGTTTCTAtttgataatgtattgtaatatggGAGACTGGTCCCATGGGTTTCTAtttgataatgtattgtaatatggGAGACTGGTCCCATGGGTTTCTAtttgataatgtattgtaatatggGAGACTGGTCCCATGGGTTTCTAtttgataatgtattgtaatatggGAGACTGGTACCATGGGTTTCTAtttgataatgtattgtaatatggGAGACTGGTCCCATGGGTTTCTATttgataatgtattgtaacatgGGAGACTGGTCCCATGGGTTTCTAtttgataatgtattgtaatatggGAGACTGGTCCCATGGGTTTCTAtttgataatgtattgtaatatggGAGACCGGTCCCATGGGTTTCTAtttgataatgtattgtaatatggGAGACTGGTCCCATGGGTTTCTAtttgataatgtattgtaatatggGAGACTGGTACCATGGGTTTCTAtttgataatgtattgtaatatggGAGACCGGTCCCATGGGTTTCTAtttgataatgtattgtaatatggGAGACTGGTCCCATGGGTTTCTAtttgataatgtattgtaatatggGAGACTGGTCCCATGGGTTTCTAtttgataatgtattgtaatatggGAGACTGGTCCCATGGGTTTCTAtttgataatgtattgtaatatggGAGACTGGTACCATGGGTTTCTAtttgataatgtattgtaatatggGAGACCGGTCCCATGGGTTTCTAtttgataatgtattgtaatatggGAGACTGGTCCCATGGGTTTCTAtttgataatgtattgtaatatggGAGACTGGTACCATGGGTTTCTATttgataatgtattgtaacatgGGAGACTGGTCCCGTGGGTTTCTAtttgataatgtattgtaatatggGAGACTGGTCACCTGATTCTAAATAATACGTGTATGGAAtctgcctctgcattgcttgctctctggggttttaggctgggtatctgtaaaccactttgtgacaactgctggtgtaaaaaggtgtacatttgattgattgattggaatGCCATCCATACCTTTGCTGCTGAAGCAGCTGTTGCGCATGGCGTTCAGGTGTTTGGGCCGGTCGTCCATGCTGAAGTAGCGGTGGTGGAGCTCCGGGGTGACGACGGGGTGACGGAGGAGGAGGACGTCGCGAGGCCCCTTCACCTGTTCTGCCTTCAGGGCGATGGCCTGCTCCAGGAGCCCCAGATTCCCCCGGGTCATATCATACGTCTCTGACTCATCCGTCCACCTCTGAGACAAACtatcgtcttcctcctcctcctcctcatcaccatCTTCATCTTCATAGTCCTTCCCCGAATCCTCTGAGCGCACCTCGATTATGTCAGAGGCTGCTGAGGCCTTATGGGAGATGTAGTGCTGTAAGGGGCTGTCTCGGTGGGGATTGTAGTTCTCCAGAGGGCTGGTCCTGTGGGGGTTGTAGTTCTCCAGTGGGCTGGTCCTGTGGGGGTTGTAGTTCTCCAGGAGGCTAGTCCTGGGGGGGTTGTAGTTCTCCCGTGGGCTGGTCCTGTGGGAATTGTAGTTCTCCAGGAGGCTGGTCCTTTTGGGCATGTAGTGCTCTGTAGTTCTGTCCCCCTGTGTGGCTGGTCCCTGAGCTGCTGCATTGCTGCtaatggaggtagaggtgggcaGGACGACAGGGTGCACTCTCTCATCCACCTCCTCAatgtcatcttcctcctcctcttcatccaggATCTCCTGTGGCTGGTGCTctgcttctctcctctcctcttcatactcttcctcctcctcgtcttcctcAGCCTTGTCCTGCTGCTGGTGAATGTCTCCAGTGAAATACGGGTGCTCAAAGGTTCTCTGTGTCACAGCCTCCCTTGTCTCCTcaatctcctcttcctcctcctcctcctcttcctcctcctcctcttcctcctcctcctcttcctcctcctcctcctctactgggTGTTCCACTGCCACAGTGGCGTGCTCCACAGCTGTGATATCCTTCTCTGTCTCCATGGTAACGGGCTCCTGTGAGGTGGTCTCTGCGGTGTCGGGGACTCCTCCCAGGTATAGTAGAGAGTTGGCTAGGATTTGATGGTAGCTGGAGTAGTCCGCTCTCTTAGGCCATTCCCCCTCCTCAGCTTTACATGTTGTTTTACTGGATCCCGGCTCAATGATCATGCATTCTTCTGTGGGAGAGTCAAGGACACGTCGGTGAGTTAGAAACAGCAATGGACAGGAGAGACGGAGTGAGTTATTTAGTTACCATCATCCTCTCTGTCATCCACTCCCTCCTTGTCATGATCCGAATGATATCATCATTAATAAACAGTGCCCTTTAATATAATGAGTCACACATCATGATCACTTGGTTCATTGTGagtcatggtggtgtgtgtttacAGTACAGAGTACAGTACCTACCTTCATCTGCATCTATGCTCTCCTCTTTCTGCTCTGtcactttctcctcctcttcctcctgctcctcctctggcTTTTCTTCCTGCTGTGCCTGTGGCTGTTCCTCTgtcttctcttccttctccttctcctcctcttcctcctccctggcctCCCCCTCCACCTCGTCTTCGCTGCTCCCATCACTGTCCACGCTGAAGCCCTCGTCCATGGCCAGCTTTAGAGGGTGGGACTTCCTTTTAGAAGATGGCTGCTCCTGCTCTGCCTCAGCATCCGCCAGACGTCTCTTCCTGGCTAATGGGCAGCCCAGCACACTGCACGGGAACAGGGGTAGAGGGTGAGAGATGGAGCGGTGGGTgttgggaagagagggagagggagaggggagtgttggggagagggagagggaggtgttgggaagagagggggagtggggtgtttggaatagagggggagagggaggtgtttggaagagagagggagagggaggtgtttggaagagagggggagagggaggtgtttgggaagagagggggagagggagatgtttgggaagagagggggagagggaggtgttgggaagagagggggggggaggtgttgggaagagagggggagagggaggtgtttggaagagagggggagagggaggtgtttggggagagagggggagagggaggtgtttgggaagagagggggagagggaggtgtttgggaagagagggggagagggaggtgtttggaagagagggggagagggaggtgtttgggaagagaggggtagagggaggtgtttggaagagagggggagagggagatgtttgggaagagagggggagagggaggtgtttggaagagagggggagagggacgtgtttggaagagagggggagaggtaggtgtttggaagagaggtggagagggaggtgtttgggaagagagggggagagggaggtgtttgggaagagaggtggagagggaggtgtttggggagagagggggagagggaggtgtttggaagagagggggagagggaggtgtttgagaagagagggggagagggaggtgtttgagaagagaggggaagagggaggtgtttgagaagagagggggagagggaggtgtttggggagagaggggaagagggaggtgtttgagaagagaggggaagagggaggtgtttgagaagagaggggtagagggaggtgtttgagaagagagggggagagggaggtgtttgagaagagaggggaagagggaggtgtttgagaagagagggggagagggaggtgtttggggagagaggggaagcggGAGGTGTttgagaagagaggggaagaggctgAACACTACAGAGAACCCAGAGGGTGCATCTTCAGTCATGAGCATAAACATAGCTTCTGGAGAGGTAGAAACTCcaag belongs to Salvelinus alpinus chromosome 28, SLU_Salpinus.1, whole genome shotgun sequence and includes:
- the LOC139557831 gene encoding myelin transcription factor 1-like isoform X6 — protein: MSVESDDKRSTRTRSKGIRVPTELVGQELSVLGCPLARKRRLADAEAEQEQPSSKRKSHPLKLAMDEGFSVDSDGSSEDEVEGEAREEEEEEKEKEEKTEEQPQAQQEEKPEEEQEEEEEKVTEQKEESIDADEEECMIIEPGSSKTTCKAEEGEWPKRADYSSYHQILANSLLYLGGVPDTAETTSQEPVTMETEKDITAVEHATVAVEHPVEEEEEEEEEEEEEEEEEEEEEEEEIEETREAVTQRTFEHPYFTGDIHQQQDKAEEDEEEEEYEEERREAEHQPQEILDEEEEEDDIEEVDERVHPVVLPTSTSISSNAAAQGPATQGDRTTEHYMPKRTSLLENYNSHRTSPRENYNPPRTSLLENYNPHRTSPLENYNPHRTSPLENYNPHRDSPLQHYISHKASAASDIIEVRSEDSGKDYEDEDGDEEEEEEDDSLSQRWTDESETYDMTRGNLGLLEQAIALKAEQVKGPRDVLLLRHPVVTPELHHRYFSMDDRPKHLNAMRNSCFSSKAVSTEGSRPEKREIKCPTPGCDGTGHVTGLYPHHRSLSGCPHKDRIPPEILAMHENVLKCPTPGCTGQGHVNSNRNTHRSLSGCPIAAAEKLSKSLNLDKQHLSQPVREHLKESPNNNDRVLRPMCFVKQLEVPHYRQYRPNMIPATPRANLAKELEKYSKVSFDYASFDCQVFGKRVLASNIPTSETSPKAFKSKVSSPKSSSPSLSLHGGYGKTASSSAYDYSHEAQAAHMAATAILNLSTRCWERPENLSTKHQDLASKDIGLDENGTLDLSMKKPVKREGTSPELCSPDPSSSSSLHHGGSSGMTSPHTGHAYKQEHWEEPLDYTKPNRQREEDVEELEHHTARSFASSDPEDMDLMQDYPQERKYPGEVTTPNFKVQFQQPKDCKKDLLLCPTPGCDGSGHITGNYASHRSLSGCPLADKSLRSLMAAHSAELKCPTPGCDGSGHNTGNYASHRSLSGCPRAKKGGLKTSPTKDDKEDSELLKCPVPGCDSLGHISGKYATHRSAYGCPLAARRQKEGLLNGNPFSWKAFKTEAPNCPTPGCDGSGHANGSFLTHRSLSGCPRASFARKKAKIPGDEFLSTKFRASDVLNNDEDIKQLNKEINELNETNNEMETDMVNLQTQISSMEKNLKNIEVENKLIEEQNETLFMELSGLSHALIRSLANIRIPHMQEPITEQNFDRYVSTLTDMYTNKECFQNPENKALLESINKAVKSIKV